The sequence CCGCGCCGCGGCCGACGCGCTGCCCGCCGACCCGACGCCCTGGCTCGGGCTGCTGATGCTGGAGCGCGTCCTCGGCGCCGACCAGGACGTGGTCCAGCTCTTCGACGAGGTCCGCCACCGCTACCCCGACCATCACCACGCCCACCATCTGATGGTCGCCCGGCTCGCCGAACGGCGCCCCGACGCCGGGCAGGACCCGCTGCACGAGGTCTACGACTTCGCGACCTGGTCCGCCGAACAGGCGCCCGCCGACTCCCCGCTCGCGGTCCTGCCCGTCGTCGCGCACGCCGAGCGCTACCGCGTCCTGGCCGCGGCCGGCAGCGAATCGGCCGACCCCGTGGCCTCCGGGCACTGGGTGGGGCGCCGGGCGCGCCAGGTGATGAAGTCGGCCTTCGACTGGTGGCTGGAGTGGGAGCGCGACGACCATCCGCGCAGCCGGCTCGACCTCAACTTCCTCGTCCACGCCAAGTACTGCGAGGGCCGGGGCGCCGAGGCCGCCGCCCTGTTCCACCGCATCGGACCGTACGCGACCGCGGTGCCGTGGTCGTACCCCGACCGGGATCCGCACAAGGCCTTCCATGCCGCACGCGACAGCGTGCTCGGCACGGTCTGAACGACAGCCCCGCCCGACAGCCAGCCCGGCCGGCCGAACGCCGCCGGCCTGCCAGCCGAAAGGACGACCCCGCCATGACGACGGGCAGTTCACGCACCACGAGTGCGTCGAGCACGAGCAAGAGCGCAAGCACGAGCAGACAGGGCGCCGCGGAGAGCGGCATCAGCACCTTCAAGGGCCAGGACCGGGCCCTGCGTTCCGACCGGCTGGGGACGGGGGGCCTGCTGCTCTCCGTCCTCGCGGCGACCGCCCCTCTCATGGTGGTCGCGGGTGTCATGCCCACTACATTCGCGGTGATGGGCATCGTCGGGCAGCCCCTGCTCTTCGTGCTGCTCGGCGTCGTGCTCGTCCTCTTCAGCGTCGGGTACGCCGAGATGAGCCGCCACGTCCACAACGCGGGCGCCTTCTACGCGTACATCTCCCGGGGACTCGGCGCCATGGCGGGCTCGGGCGCCGCGGCGGTCGCGCTCGTCGCCTACAACGCGCTCCAGATCGGCATCTACGGCATCTTCGGCTTCGAGGTGTCCGGCCTGTTCGCCACCTACCTCGACCTCGAACTCGCCTGGTGGATACCGGCGCTGGTGGCCGCCCTCCTCGTCGGCGCCCTCGGCTGGCTGAAGATCGACGTCAACGCGCGCGTGCTCGGCGTACTGCTGCTCATCGAGGTCGCGCTCGTCGTGATCTTCGACATCGCGGCCGTCGCCGACCCCGCCAAGGAAGGCCTGTCGCTGCACGCCTTCAACCCGGACACCCTCACCGGAGCGGGTCTCGGCACCGCGCTGTGCTTCTGCATCGCCGCGTTCCTCGGCTTCGAACAGGCCCCCGTGTACGCGGAGGAGACCAGCCGCCCGCACATCCTGGTCCCGCGCGTGATGTTCCTCGCGATCGGCTTCGTGGCCGTGTTCTTCGCGCTCAGCTCCTGGGCGCTGACCGTCGCCGCGGGCCCCTCCGGGATCGTGGGCGCCTCGCAGAAGCAGAGCGCCGGACTGCTGTTCTTCCTCACCGAGTCACGGCTCGGCGGCACGTTCACCGACGTGCTCCACGTCCTGTTCGTGACCGGCATGTTC is a genomic window of Streptomyces sp. NBC_00414 containing:
- a CDS encoding APC family permease gives rise to the protein MTTGSSRTTSASSTSKSASTSRQGAAESGISTFKGQDRALRSDRLGTGGLLLSVLAATAPLMVVAGVMPTTFAVMGIVGQPLLFVLLGVVLVLFSVGYAEMSRHVHNAGAFYAYISRGLGAMAGSGAAAVALVAYNALQIGIYGIFGFEVSGLFATYLDLELAWWIPALVAALLVGALGWLKIDVNARVLGVLLLIEVALVVIFDIAAVADPAKEGLSLHAFNPDTLTGAGLGTALCFCIAAFLGFEQAPVYAEETSRPHILVPRVMFLAIGFVAVFFALSSWALTVAAGPSGIVGASQKQSAGLLFFLTESRLGGTFTDVLHVLFVTGMFAAMLSFHNVVARYAFAMGREGLLPAAFGRTTGASGAPGTGSLLQSAVAVVVVVAFAVADDKPVGDPTAPVLHLFTWMGNVGALGVIVLMAAASLSVVAFFVRRGAGRAQAWRLACSVIAGLSLLVIAVYTVKDFDVLVGAGPGSSLSWLLPGIIVLAAAAGVAQGLFLRARRPQAYAGIGLGNEAFQLDKAAKSDS